ACCTTCGGCCAATGCATTTGCCTCACCATAAAGAGCGATCGACTTACTCCAGGCTTCGTCGTTGGAAAAGTGTTCCTCCGATTCGCGATAGGCCGCCACGGCTTCGGTGGTCCGGCCGAGACTCTGAAGGGCCTCTCCCCGGTCGTAGTACCCCCAGCCATCCTCGGGGTTGGCCTTAACGGCACCGTCCGCCAAGCGCAATGCTTCGTTGGCATTGCCGGCCATCGCGGCTTTTGCGGCAGCAGTCGTCAAGTTCGCGGCGCGCATGGCCATCGGACTTCGCTCCGGAACATGCCGTGGCGCCGCAAAGTCCGCGGTCGCAATCCCGGAAGCGCCAATAACAATCATCATTGCCGCCAAAGAGCGGCTCACCCACCCACTCATGTTCCACCTCCACCGGAAAATTGTAGTCACGATTAGTGAGGCATCAATGTCGAGCTATCTGAGCGCCGTTTCCGCACCAGGGCCGCGACGAGCGCTTCGTCCAAGTCGAGAGTTCGTGGATGTCGCCGCCCAAGGAACCGGACGAATGTTGATTGATTGAATCTCAGTCTTGTCCGTCGGCCTTTGACGACGAATGTTTCAGCTCGGTGAATTTCGTTTCCGACCGCGAATTCAATCTTGCACCCATATATTCAGGGAGGCTTGGCAATGGAACAGAAGATGGAAGCCAACTGCGTTGCAATATTCGATAACCATCAAAACGCCGAGCGGGCGATCCTCGCGCTCCAGCGGGCCGGCTATGACATGAAGAAGCTCTCGATCGTGGGACGCGACTACCACACGGAGGAGCACGCCGTCGGGTTCTACAACGCCGGCGACCGGGTGAAATATGTGGGTAAGCTCGGCGCCTTCTGGGGGATGGTGTTTGGAATCTTTTTCGCGCCCGCCTTCTTCTTCATCCCGGGGATTGGCCCGATTTTGACCGGTGGTCTCATCGGATCGATCTTGCTCGGGACCCTGGAGGGCGCCGCCGTGGGCGCGGCGGTCGGCGGCGGCGCCGGCGTCGTGGCCGCTTCGTTGACCAGCCTCGGAATCCCGAAGGACAAGACCATTCGATACGAGGCCGAGCTCAAGGCGAACAAGTATCTCCTCATCGCCAGCGGTAGCGTCGACGATGCCAATCGGGCGCGGTCGATCCTGGCCGAGCAGGGCGGCCAAGCGGTGGTTCACGCCGAGCGACCATGAATCCAGTGACGGTGATCGGAGTGGCGCTTGTGGCGGTTGTCTCCATCACCAGTCATGAAGCAGCCCACGGCTTCGTCGCTGACCGACTGGGTGATTCCACGGCGCGCGATCGGGGCCGGCTCACTTTGAATCCGATCCGGCACATCGATCTGTTTTTCACGATCCTGCTGCCGCTCGTTCTCCTCTTGTCTCACTCGGGCTTCATCTTCGGTGGGGCGAAGCCGGTCCCGGTGGATGTCAGGCGGCTGAGACGCCCGCGGCGAGACTGGGCGCTGGTCGGAGCGGCGGGGCCCGCCATGAACGTGGCCATCGCCATCGTGCTGACCGCCATTTTGTGGTTGGCGACGCTGACGGGTCTTGCCGACCCTTCATCCAGATTGACGGAGATCCTGGCGATCGGGATCTATATAAATGCATTGCTCGCCGTCTTCAATCTGGTACCGATCCCGCCGCTGGACGGATCGCGGGTCCTGCAGTTCTTCCTCAGCGGTGAAACGCTGGTGCTGTATCGCCGGATTGAACAGTACGGCCTCCTCATCATCATGGGGCTGATCTTCCTCGTTCCCGGACTGCAGATTCTTCTCAGCGCGGCGATCTTTGGTCTGGTCAGGCTCATCACGGCGCCCTTTGGTATGGCGTCCGAAGTGGAAACTCTGCTACGAGGGCTGCTTTTTCACTGATAGCGCCAAGGAGGAACTGGTGTCAGCCGGTAATGGGGCGGGCAAGTCCATCTTGATCTCCGGCGCCGGCATCGCCGGTCCGGCATTGGCGTATTGGCTTTTGCGCTATGGATTGCAACCGACGCTGATCGAACGGGCTCCCCGGCGGCGCACCGGCGGATATGTCATCGATTTTTGGGGCGCGGGCTACGATTTGACCGAGCGCATGGGGTTGTTGCCGGCCGTCCTGCAGGCGGGCTATCAGGTCAAGGAGGTCCGTCTGGTGGGCGCCACCGGGCGCCGGATCGGCGGATTCGACGTCCAGCTGTTCCGCGAGGCCACCCAAGGCCGCTTCACCAGCCTGCCGCGCGGCGACCTGGCGGCGATCCTGCACCGCGCGATCGAGGGCCGCGCCCCGACCACCTTCGACGACTCGGTCACGAGGATCGAAGACGGTGAGACGAATGCCCTGGTACACTTCGCGCGCGGACCGTCGCGGCGCTTCGATATCGTGATCGGGGCCGACGGGCTGCACTCGGTGGTGCGGGCCCTGAGTTTCGGCGCGGAATCTCGTTTCGAGCGATCTCTCGGATACACCGTGGCGGCGTTCGAGGTGGGTGGCTATCGGCCGCGGGATGAAGATGTCTATCTCGGCTACAGCGTCCCGGGGCGACAGATCTCCCGGTTTTCCATGCGCGGCGATCGCACCATGTTTCTGTTCGTGGCGGCGGACCAAGCCGGGCTCAGCGTGGGAGGCGATCAAGATCTGACGGCGCAGAAGGCTTACTTGCGATCGCGGTTCGATAGTCCGGATTGGGAGTGCCGACAGATATTGGCCGCCCTTGAGCACAGCGACGATCTTTACTTCGATCGCGTGAGCCAGATCCGAATGGAGCACTGGTGGAAAGACCATGTCGCGTTGGTGGGCGATGCCGCGTTCGCGCCTTCTCTGCTGGCGGGACAGGGCTCGGCGCTGGCGATCATCGGCGGGTATGTCCTGGCGGGCGAGATCGCCCGGGCCGTCCGCCGTTCCCAGCCAATTGACACGGCCTTTGCCGCCTACGAGCGGGCGTTGCGCCCATTCATGCTGCACAAACAGGACGCTGCAGCGGGGTTCGCGGTCGCATTCGCTCCCAGGACTCGCCTGGGGATCTTTCTGCGCAACCAGGTGACGAAATTAATGGCGCTTCCTTACGTCGCAAAGCTGGCTTTCGGATCAAGCCTCCTCGACAAGATCGACCTGCCCGACGATTCCGACCTCGAGCCATGAGCCGGCGCGGTCGGCGGCGGCGCCGGAGCGGCGACGAATCGGTCCTTCACTTATCCTGCCTTGTTTAGCCCGTGGAGCGACCCAATGTTCTCCGCTCTGAGCAGTCGACGAGCCGCAGGCGCTCCCTTCGGTGGAGCAGAAAAGAGCAGTGGCCTCCGGGCGGTACATCATGCAGACAGGACGAAGTTGCAGTGCTTTCGGTCGAGGAGGCGCCGCGCTGGCGGCCCTGCTGGCGCTCGGTACCGAGGTGAGCAGCTGCGCCACCCCACGCGCACCAGCACCCCTGGCGCAGCGACCGGCGCGTGCGCCAGAGCAGGCGGCGCCGCCGGCCATCGACCTGTCGATCATCGACAGGAAGGTGGATCCCTGCCAGGACTTGTACCAATTTTCGTGCGGCGGCTGGCTGGACGCGACGACGATCCCCGCCGACCGGCCGGCCTGGAGCCGAACCCTCTCGGAGATCAACGAAAGGAACCTGGACACGCTGCGCGGGATCTTGGAGCACGACGCGGTGAGCGCCGGCGCCGATCCGGAGGGGCGAAAGCTCGGCGATCTTTACGCGGCCTGTATGGATCCGAATCAGGCAGAGGCGGCGTCGCGCGCGACGCTGGCGGGGGAGATGGCCCTCATCGCGGACTTCTCTCCCCGCGGCGCCACACCGACAGGACCGGGCTTCGCCGCACTCGTCGCCAGGCTGCACCGGGACGGCGCGGACGAGCTGTTCGACTTTGGATCCCAGCAGGACTTCAAGGACGCGCGCCGCATGATCGCCGCCGCGGACCAGGCGGGCCTGGGATTGCCCGACCGTGACTATTACCTGGCCGATGACGCGCGAGCGGCCGAGATCCGCCTGCGGTACCAAGCATACGTGGCCAGCGTCTTCCGGTTGGCTGGGTCTTCCGATGCGCTGGCGCGCGAGAACGCCGGCGCGGTGTTCACGATCGAGACGGCCCTGGCGCGCGCGTCGATGCCGCGCGATCAACGCCGCGATCCGGAGAACATCTACCACCTGGTCAATCGTGATCAGCTGGTACACCTGGTGCCGCGCTTTGATTGGAACGAGTACTTCCTGGCCTTGGGGCGTCCCGAGATCGATTCGATCAACATGGTGTCGCCGCCCTTCTTTCAGGGGCTGAACGACGTCCTGACGCGGATGCCCTCGTCGGCACTGCGCGCCTATCTGGCCTGGCACGTCATTGAAAGATCGATCCCCGCCTTGGGCAGCGCATTCGTCGAGGCCGAGTTCGCCTTCCAGGCGCACACCTTCGGGGGACAGCAGGCGATCCTGCCTCGCTGGAAACGCTGCGTGGCGATGGTCGACGGATCGATGGGCCAGGCCCTGGGTAAGGGTTTCGTCGCCGCTCGGTTCGGCGCCGCCGGCAAGAGCCGCGCCCAGGGCCTGGTCGCGGCGCTGGAGGCGGCGATGCGCGACGACCTGGAGGAGGTTGCCTGGATGGACGTCCCGACCCGCGCCGCGGCGCTGGGAAAGCTGGCGGCGCTGCAGAATCAGACCGGCTATCCAGCGCGGTGGCGCGACTACAGCGCCCTGGTCGTCGATCGATCAA
This genomic stretch from Polyangia bacterium harbors:
- a CDS encoding general stress protein; translation: MEQKMEANCVAIFDNHQNAERAILALQRAGYDMKKLSIVGRDYHTEEHAVGFYNAGDRVKYVGKLGAFWGMVFGIFFAPAFFFIPGIGPILTGGLIGSILLGTLEGAAVGAAVGGGAGVVAASLTSLGIPKDKTIRYEAELKANKYLLIASGSVDDANRARSILAEQGGQAVVHAERP
- a CDS encoding site-2 protease family protein; the encoded protein is MNPVTVIGVALVAVVSITSHEAAHGFVADRLGDSTARDRGRLTLNPIRHIDLFFTILLPLVLLLSHSGFIFGGAKPVPVDVRRLRRPRRDWALVGAAGPAMNVAIAIVLTAILWLATLTGLADPSSRLTEILAIGIYINALLAVFNLVPIPPLDGSRVLQFFLSGETLVLYRRIEQYGLLIIMGLIFLVPGLQILLSAAIFGLVRLITAPFGMASEVETLLRGLLFH
- a CDS encoding FAD-binding domain, which translates into the protein MSAGNGAGKSILISGAGIAGPALAYWLLRYGLQPTLIERAPRRRTGGYVIDFWGAGYDLTERMGLLPAVLQAGYQVKEVRLVGATGRRIGGFDVQLFREATQGRFTSLPRGDLAAILHRAIEGRAPTTFDDSVTRIEDGETNALVHFARGPSRRFDIVIGADGLHSVVRALSFGAESRFERSLGYTVAAFEVGGYRPRDEDVYLGYSVPGRQISRFSMRGDRTMFLFVAADQAGLSVGGDQDLTAQKAYLRSRFDSPDWECRQILAALEHSDDLYFDRVSQIRMEHWWKDHVALVGDAAFAPSLLAGQGSALAIIGGYVLAGEIARAVRRSQPIDTAFAAYERALRPFMLHKQDAAAGFAVAFAPRTRLGIFLRNQVTKLMALPYVAKLAFGSSLLDKIDLPDDSDLEP
- a CDS encoding M13 family metallopeptidase — encoded protein: MQTGRSCSAFGRGGAALAALLALGTEVSSCATPRAPAPLAQRPARAPEQAAPPAIDLSIIDRKVDPCQDLYQFSCGGWLDATTIPADRPAWSRTLSEINERNLDTLRGILEHDAVSAGADPEGRKLGDLYAACMDPNQAEAASRATLAGEMALIADFSPRGATPTGPGFAALVARLHRDGADELFDFGSQQDFKDARRMIAAADQAGLGLPDRDYYLADDARAAEIRLRYQAYVASVFRLAGSSDALARENAGAVFTIETALARASMPRDQRRDPENIYHLVNRDQLVHLVPRFDWNEYFLALGRPEIDSINMVSPPFFQGLNDVLTRMPSSALRAYLAWHVIERSIPALGSAFVEAEFAFQAHTFGGQQAILPRWKRCVAMVDGSMGQALGKGFVAARFGAAGKSRAQGLVAALEAAMRDDLEEVAWMDVPTRAAALGKLAALQNQTGYPARWRDYSALVVDRSSDLANRMRASAFEMDRQLAKIGRSVDRDDWVMSPQTVNAYYDPSLNEMVLPAGILQPPLFWPARDSRLAFGAIGVIAGHELTHGFDDQGRKFDGQGNLREWWTPAVERAFNDSVQCVVSQYDGYTVLPGVHVQGKLTAGENIADMGGLRLGYRAFREATRASPIGAGAENFTPEQQFFVTFAQSWCTKRRDEYARLMATVDVHAPPRYRVNGAAADLEGFREAFACHAGAALAPARGCRVW